In Methanosarcina barkeri MS, a single window of DNA contains:
- the mmp3 gene encoding methyl-coenzyme M reductase-associated protein Mmp3: MPITSNEISVEVNGQQYTLLAGSTLEDALKVSRAPYIAGTAVGIMKKVAEEKTEIVTEYAINTPRGEFRIEIKNPESPSGKLWAEHFKEYEGKSIHWASPEALAFGPFEAEIKPSREAGSFEAFEVVFGAGGFDPHNTHLIFSLKRHTAEYGTPEDGVFAEVVTGRKILSRLSREDTILGIEPIIEWEQISEKTCTTDLSILLEDGNSIFTYFEVELSRNAPKGAEHFYALTREGTLNIDVTTSSFISDDDLKGISAPYENFDPRREGAVSVRTVGYGLGRIYISREDRPSSLVHSVVGQVMKGIELIKLAEKGQKLSVESLPPQIVLLGHSFEEVEPVLSSIGVELVKDGYTGEGAVIVSQNPPTTLEILGEAKVTAYAVPRDKLIEIELYPEKAPKSVDFFRHGLELKTKTVGKLPVYMIYDDAYLFKTEKEVVKYKEILPENTPADKVHGGEIGITNQASKRMGTIGVRLGDDELFGPTGERFSSTNIVGRIINPEKLLDVKEGDVIYVTEIVRK; the protein is encoded by the coding sequence GTGCCGATTACGAGTAATGAGATCAGCGTAGAGGTGAATGGGCAACAATATACCTTACTTGCAGGCTCTACCCTTGAAGATGCCCTTAAAGTTTCCAGAGCCCCTTATATAGCCGGTACAGCGGTCGGAATTATGAAAAAGGTCGCTGAGGAAAAGACAGAAATAGTCACCGAATACGCTATCAATACTCCCAGAGGAGAATTCAGGATAGAAATAAAAAATCCTGAATCGCCTTCAGGAAAATTATGGGCTGAGCATTTTAAAGAGTACGAAGGGAAATCTATTCACTGGGCAAGTCCTGAAGCTCTGGCTTTCGGGCCCTTTGAAGCCGAAATTAAACCTTCGCGTGAGGCAGGGAGTTTTGAAGCGTTTGAGGTGGTGTTTGGAGCAGGGGGGTTCGATCCTCACAATACTCATCTTATTTTTTCGCTTAAAAGACATACTGCAGAATATGGAACTCCTGAAGACGGAGTCTTTGCAGAAGTTGTGACCGGAAGGAAAATTTTGTCCAGGCTTTCCAGAGAAGATACAATTCTTGGTATTGAACCAATTATAGAATGGGAACAAATCTCAGAAAAGACCTGCACAACTGATCTTTCTATTCTGCTTGAAGATGGAAACAGTATATTTACTTATTTTGAAGTTGAGCTTTCCAGAAATGCTCCGAAAGGGGCAGAACATTTCTATGCACTTACCCGTGAAGGAACTCTCAATATAGATGTTACTACCAGCTCATTTATCTCAGATGATGACCTGAAGGGAATATCTGCTCCTTACGAAAATTTCGATCCAAGACGAGAAGGTGCAGTTTCTGTCCGTACAGTCGGATATGGGTTGGGTAGAATATATATTTCAAGAGAAGATCGTCCTTCAAGCCTTGTTCATTCGGTTGTAGGGCAGGTAATGAAAGGTATCGAACTCATTAAACTTGCAGAAAAAGGACAGAAGCTTTCGGTTGAGAGTCTTCCTCCCCAGATAGTGCTTCTGGGACATAGCTTTGAGGAAGTCGAGCCTGTACTTTCTTCCATAGGGGTTGAATTGGTAAAAGACGGATATACCGGAGAAGGTGCCGTAATTGTCAGTCAGAACCCGCCAACAACCCTGGAGATCCTTGGAGAAGCGAAGGTGACTGCGTATGCAGTACCCAGAGATAAACTGATTGAGATTGAGCTTTACCCTGAAAAAGCCCCGAAATCTGTTGATTTCTTCCGCCACGGTCTTGAACTTAAAACAAAAACTGTTGGGAAACTGCCTGTTTATATGATATATGACGATGCCTACCTTTTTAAAACCGAAAAGGAAGTTGTGAAGTATAAGGAAATCCTTCCAGAAAATACTCCTGCGGACAAAGTACACGGAGGGGAAATAGGGATCACAAATCAGGCTTCAAAGAGAATGGGGACTATAGGAGTAAGACTTGGAGACGACGAACTTTTTGGCCCTACTGGAGAACGATTTTCATCAACTAATATTGTCGGCCGGATAATAAATCCTGAAAAGCTCCTTGATGTTAAAGAAGGAGATGTGATATACGTAACTGAAATTGTACGCAAGTAA
- a CDS encoding PGF-pre-PGF domain-containing protein, translating into MKKSFSSMILLVTLFLQVTLAIIPSIGVVSAVGNVTSSDNVTINDFTCNITHGTVPFESRLNGNVTGQVTRWKWEFYNPQIDHWSYSAGNGNFVTTSHEFGRVGAYGVFNVTLIVVGSNGSDSLKKIDYVVGNKNTTGLPTANFSASSTSGYAPLNVTFTDNSKNATTTLWYFGLTNTSKEKNPTYTFTSPGTYRVVLEVSNGRGWDATAQEITVQGQQKVLPEAGFDADTFNGLDVQFVDTSQNANGWNWDFGDGTNSTEQNPTHIYSQAGNYTVNLIVNNENGTSLANKTINVEEVSSSSDESDSGDSSNGDSVGTVTVSDSSDSSSSGSSGSGNSGSSSSGSSSSGSSGSSGGTGGSPEPQSNVATKELSQTSITYGNSVNFNFPQNATPVTNINFDSKKTVGKTTAIVEMLKNQSTLVSEPPSDEVYKFVNIWVGNSGFATSDNIENATVYFKIEKSWLQDKNIDKSSVTFKRYNDSKWNPLQTTLAGEDNEYLYFIAETPGLSSPFAITGKTASNAAMNETKYGTQSGSNSSLENNASNATNVKQTQSPTTSENEDKKSPGFESVFGIVSLLVVFLYKRK; encoded by the coding sequence ATGAAAAAATCTTTTTCATCTATGATTTTATTAGTTACACTATTCTTGCAAGTAACTTTAGCTATTATACCATCAATTGGAGTGGTTTCAGCTGTAGGCAATGTCACATCTTCAGACAATGTCACAATTAATGACTTTACATGTAATATTACTCATGGGACTGTTCCTTTTGAGTCCAGGCTAAATGGTAACGTTACCGGTCAAGTTACCAGATGGAAATGGGAATTCTATAATCCTCAAATTGACCACTGGTCTTACAGCGCTGGAAACGGGAACTTTGTAACTACTTCTCATGAATTTGGAAGAGTTGGCGCTTATGGAGTCTTTAATGTTACTTTAATTGTAGTTGGGTCTAATGGAAGTGATTCACTTAAAAAGATAGATTATGTGGTAGGAAATAAAAACACTACAGGTCTACCAACTGCTAATTTCTCTGCATCTTCTACTTCTGGATATGCACCATTGAATGTAACATTTACCGACAACAGTAAAAATGCAACTACAACTTTATGGTATTTTGGACTGACAAATACTTCAAAAGAAAAGAACCCAACATATACTTTCACTTCTCCCGGGACTTATAGAGTTGTTTTAGAAGTGAGCAATGGAAGAGGTTGGGATGCGACAGCTCAAGAAATAACTGTTCAGGGACAACAGAAAGTTCTTCCTGAAGCAGGCTTTGACGCCGATACTTTCAATGGTCTCGATGTGCAGTTTGTAGACACCTCACAAAATGCAAATGGATGGAACTGGGATTTTGGAGACGGAACTAATTCAACCGAGCAGAATCCGACACACATATATTCACAAGCAGGAAACTATACTGTCAATCTAATAGTAAACAATGAAAACGGAACAAGCTTAGCAAACAAAACAATAAATGTAGAAGAAGTAAGTAGCTCAAGTGATGAAAGCGATAGTGGGGACAGCAGCAATGGAGATAGCGTGGGAACTGTTACTGTATCAGATAGCAGCGATAGTAGCAGCAGTGGCAGCAGTGGCAGTGGCAACAGTGGCAGTAGTAGCAGTGGCAGCAGTAGCAGTGGTAGCAGTGGTAGCAGTGGGGGTACTGGGGGCTCGCCCGAACCTCAAAGCAATGTTGCAACTAAAGAACTTTCACAGACATCTATTACATACGGAAACTCTGTAAATTTCAATTTCCCACAAAATGCCACTCCTGTCACTAATATAAATTTTGATTCAAAAAAGACTGTTGGCAAAACTACAGCTATAGTTGAGATGCTAAAAAATCAGTCCACTCTGGTTTCAGAACCACCTTCTGATGAAGTATATAAATTCGTAAACATCTGGGTAGGAAACAGTGGATTTGCAACTTCCGATAATATTGAAAATGCAACAGTATATTTCAAGATTGAAAAATCCTGGTTACAAGATAAAAATATAGACAAGTCTTCCGTTACCTTCAAGAGGTACAATGATTCAAAATGGAATCCTTTACAAACCACTCTTGCAGGAGAAGACAATGAGTACCTGTATTTCATAGCTGAAACCCCAGGATTATCTTCTCCTTTTGCAATAACTGGCAAGACCGCATCAAACGCAGCTATGAACGAAACAAAATATGGAACTCAATCTGGATCTAATAGTAGTCTTGAAAACAATGCAAGTAATGCAACAAATGTTAAACAGACACAAAGTCCAACTACTTCTGAAAATGAAGACAAAAAATCTCCAGGTTTTGAATCAGTTTTTGGGATCGTTAGTTTGCTTGTTGTGTTTTTGTATAAAAGAAAGTAA
- a CDS encoding methanogenesis marker 17 protein — MDPLEVFDVESAISPEQEFYRKIIEDNLSSLKLAPAIGRIKVVLRPEDSLFQMAILLRDVGTRVTTTDIADMEVKPIASEIIISIKKEQYIPELLGKLWERYGKANISQPDRWTVAISTDNPRAEAAFLKDMMVADPRHRLHENLVDFAIRVTPEGFRVRYHLYKGNQFIFVASEEALKHEWIEEAGAMLEELTKGGKK; from the coding sequence ATGGATCCGCTTGAAGTCTTTGATGTCGAGTCTGCAATTTCTCCAGAGCAGGAATTTTATAGAAAGATTATCGAGGACAATCTTTCAAGTCTCAAGCTTGCCCCGGCAATAGGGAGAATTAAGGTAGTGTTGAGACCTGAGGATTCCCTTTTTCAGATGGCAATTCTCCTGAGGGATGTGGGCACCAGAGTTACAACAACTGATATTGCTGACATGGAAGTAAAACCGATTGCCAGTGAGATAATAATTTCGATCAAAAAAGAACAGTATATTCCAGAATTGCTGGGAAAACTCTGGGAACGCTATGGAAAAGCTAATATCAGCCAGCCTGACCGCTGGACTGTGGCCATAAGTACGGATAACCCAAGGGCAGAAGCGGCTTTTCTTAAAGATATGATGGTTGCAGATCCAAGGCACAGGCTTCACGAAAACCTTGTTGATTTCGCAATCCGTGTCACTCCAGAGGGTTTCAGGGTCCGGTATCACCTGTATAAAGGTAACCAGTTTATTTTCGTGGCGTCTGAAGAAGCACTAAAACATGAGTGGATTGAAGAAGCAGGAGCAATGCTCGAAGAACTGACGAAAGGAGGGAAAAAGTAA
- a CDS encoding methanogenesis marker 7 protein: protein MAVLRPYLYTGGVHKHGLLIELLEDLGGYIIQKVVTGTEVNLIMLIPEKDIPIVKKQSDELLGIMVEAPLTGVEIAVVSPTLASHHLPHSACDIAEYLRHPGANTNMIGLARGMGRRVSLSMDYERKLINEHDIAVFTFGSFSDCIINKKPKLFEGIEIPIVVTGGPDLKTEEVSGADLYVGDIGRTSHRLRKAEEISALDKLNEGVGKIADNIRKQQAKDPLSVLPARVMKEIENQVPEIRTVLSPAPLTLQLNGLRVKLPYDEFHEKIEKLEFDEGVTLSELANISKSKMKNYILIKIKSKSDVGFAI, encoded by the coding sequence ATGGCTGTACTCCGACCCTATCTTTATACCGGTGGCGTCCACAAGCATGGACTTTTAATTGAGCTGCTGGAAGACCTTGGAGGTTACATAATCCAGAAAGTAGTTACAGGGACTGAAGTCAACCTTATTATGCTTATTCCGGAAAAAGATATCCCAATAGTGAAAAAGCAATCTGACGAACTGCTTGGAATTATGGTAGAAGCTCCTCTGACTGGAGTTGAGATTGCAGTTGTTTCGCCGACTCTTGCTTCTCATCACCTTCCGCATTCAGCCTGTGACATAGCAGAGTATCTCCGTCACCCCGGAGCCAATACAAACATGATAGGACTTGCAAGAGGAATGGGGCGAAGGGTATCCCTGTCTATGGACTACGAAAGGAAGCTTATCAACGAACACGATATTGCAGTTTTCACATTCGGGTCTTTCAGTGACTGCATAATAAACAAGAAGCCAAAGCTCTTTGAAGGCATAGAGATCCCGATTGTGGTTACAGGCGGGCCTGATCTTAAGACCGAGGAAGTTTCCGGAGCAGATCTTTACGTAGGGGATATTGGGAGGACTTCTCACAGGTTGAGAAAAGCCGAGGAGATTAGCGCCCTTGATAAACTCAATGAAGGAGTTGGAAAGATTGCTGATAACATTCGTAAACAGCAGGCAAAAGACCCTCTCTCAGTGCTTCCTGCCAGAGTTATGAAAGAGATTGAAAACCAGGTTCCGGAAATCCGAACTGTACTTTCGCCTGCTCCACTTACCCTCCAGCTTAATGGGCTCAGAGTCAAGTTGCCCTATGATGAATTCCACGAAAAAATTGAAAAACTGGAATTTGATGAAGGGGTTACTCTTTCTGAACTTGCAAATATTTCAAAATCAAAAATGAAAAATTATATATTGATAAAAATCAAATCTAAGTCTGACGTTGGTTTTGCAATTTGA
- a CDS encoding methanogenesis marker 5 protein — MAKVFIYPINSLILADLVERFGHKPLTMMSQIREKVTSLSLDSPPLNITPEDPKLGLKYAAIEVPAGVRGRMSLIGPLIEQTEAAIIVENPPTDFGCVGCNRTNELTKYLVRSKGVPVLEVKYPESDDEARDFVNKIATFLESLPKEKSEEDDKAKNEKQSEKEGKK, encoded by the coding sequence TTGGCAAAGGTTTTCATTTACCCTATAAATAGTCTTATTTTAGCTGACCTGGTTGAACGTTTTGGGCACAAACCCCTTACCATGATGAGCCAGATCCGAGAAAAAGTTACAAGCCTCAGCCTTGATTCTCCTCCTCTAAACATTACTCCCGAAGACCCTAAATTGGGTCTTAAATATGCTGCAATTGAAGTGCCGGCTGGAGTAAGGGGAAGGATGTCATTAATAGGCCCTCTTATAGAACAGACAGAAGCTGCAATTATAGTTGAAAACCCACCCACGGATTTTGGTTGTGTGGGCTGTAATCGTACAAATGAGCTGACGAAGTATCTGGTCCGCTCAAAAGGTGTCCCCGTACTCGAGGTAAAGTATCCTGAATCCGACGACGAAGCCCGCGATTTTGTAAACAAAATCGCGACATTTCTGGAGTCATTGCCTAAGGAGAAGTCTGAGGAAGATGATAAGGCAAAAAATGAAAAGCAGTCAGAAAAGGAGGGCAAGAAATGA
- a CDS encoding matrixin family metalloprotease, whose product MVLILPTVSAASGTNPEKILDYPWDHSPITVYIDDSNVPEHYSTTYYTQIEKAMEYWEEGGNGNLEFTPVFKLVDSKEADIRIKWVENLEKVEGAPPGVAGYASPTVSDGRFVRVDIVLEVGNYQGKAWRQYGDTTMLSIAKHEFGHALGLGHSSNRRDIMYPEYEQREDLNPLLMSKYGPILQVAALVALVVLLSLGVSWQRSRKKRKKLEDKYFK is encoded by the coding sequence ATGGTACTTATTTTACCCACTGTCTCAGCTGCATCTGGAACGAATCCGGAAAAAATTCTGGATTATCCATGGGATCACTCCCCTATTACTGTATATATTGATGACAGCAATGTTCCCGAACACTACAGCACGACCTATTACACACAAATAGAAAAGGCTATGGAATATTGGGAGGAGGGAGGAAACGGAAACCTTGAGTTTACGCCTGTTTTCAAACTTGTGGATTCGAAAGAAGCTGATATCAGAATAAAATGGGTCGAGAATCTGGAGAAAGTTGAAGGGGCTCCTCCGGGTGTTGCTGGCTATGCAAGTCCCACGGTATCTGATGGTCGATTTGTAAGAGTCGATATAGTGCTTGAAGTAGGCAACTATCAGGGAAAAGCCTGGCGCCAGTATGGGGATACAACAATGCTTTCTATTGCAAAGCATGAATTCGGGCACGCTCTGGGCCTGGGTCACAGCAGCAACAGAAGGGATATCATGTATCCTGAATACGAGCAAAGAGAAGATCTAAACCCTCTACTCATGAGCAAGTACGGGCCTATACTGCAGGTGGCAGCTCTTGTGGCTCTTGTAGTTCTCCTGTCCCTCGGGGTAAGCTGGCAGCGCAGCAGGAAAAAAAGGAAAAAACTTGAGGATAAGTATTTCAAGTGA
- a CDS encoding methanogenesis marker 15 protein — MSDEESGLVKIALVSCGSEYAGVQPEFEAAAAKVNAKFIYPEIDVSSVDTIGRDFGLEVASGDLRLMMARAKAVVEGITNADGVFITTCFRCAEGAIVRNEVRRYIHEHSNIPVISYSFTESTSAGTLLTRLEALTTIVRRRHLLTREVQTGLTAGIDSGSTTTKAVVMRDNKIIGMGWVPTTKVLESAEEAYSIALKEAGVSREEIQALGTTGYGRFLIGTHFKAQLVQEEITVNSKGAVYLADKQKGNATVIDIGGMDNKAISVQDGIPGMFTMGGICAGASGRFFEMISKRLGVDITELGALAVKGMHEHVSMNSYCIVFGTQSLVNSLARGATPEDVAAAACYSVVEQIYEQQLQEVDVKEPLILVGGSSLIAGVPKALGELLKIDVLVPENSHLIGAVGAALLASGFVEE; from the coding sequence ATGAGTGATGAAGAGTCGGGACTTGTTAAGATTGCACTTGTATCCTGTGGTTCTGAGTATGCCGGAGTTCAGCCTGAGTTTGAAGCAGCAGCAGCTAAAGTGAATGCAAAATTTATTTACCCTGAAATTGATGTTTCATCCGTAGATACTATAGGCAGAGATTTCGGGCTTGAGGTTGCGAGTGGAGACCTGAGGCTTATGATGGCCCGGGCAAAAGCTGTTGTTGAAGGTATAACCAATGCAGACGGAGTTTTCATTACCACCTGTTTCCGCTGTGCCGAAGGAGCTATTGTACGAAATGAGGTTAGAAGATATATCCATGAGCACTCCAATATTCCGGTAATCAGCTATTCTTTTACCGAAAGCACCAGTGCAGGTACACTTCTTACTCGCCTGGAAGCTCTTACTACAATTGTCAGGCGCAGGCACCTTCTTACAAGGGAAGTTCAGACCGGGCTGACCGCGGGAATAGACTCCGGGTCAACAACCACGAAAGCCGTGGTAATGAGGGACAACAAAATAATAGGTATGGGCTGGGTGCCCACAACAAAAGTCCTTGAAAGTGCTGAAGAAGCTTACTCTATTGCCCTGAAAGAGGCTGGTGTTTCCAGGGAAGAAATTCAGGCTCTGGGTACAACCGGATACGGACGATTTCTTATAGGCACTCATTTTAAAGCTCAGCTTGTCCAGGAAGAAATCACTGTTAACTCAAAAGGAGCCGTCTACCTTGCTGATAAGCAGAAGGGCAATGCAACAGTTATTGATATAGGCGGTATGGACAACAAGGCGATCTCGGTTCAGGACGGAATTCCCGGAATGTTTACAATGGGTGGGATTTGCGCAGGTGCTTCTGGACGTTTCTTTGAAATGATCTCAAAGCGGCTTGGTGTAGATATCACCGAACTGGGAGCTCTGGCAGTTAAAGGGATGCATGAACATGTATCTATGAACAGCTACTGCATAGTTTTCGGAACTCAATCCCTTGTAAATTCCCTTGCAAGAGGTGCCACGCCTGAAGATGTGGCTGCTGCAGCCTGCTATAGTGTGGTAGAACAGATCTACGAGCAGCAGTTGCAGGAAGTGGATGTTAAAGAGCCTCTTATTCTTGTAGGTGGATCTTCCTTAATTGCAGGAGTACCAAAAGCCCTTGGAGAACTTCTAAAGATCGATGTCCTTGTGCCAGAGAACTCACACCTGATAGGAGCAGTAGGAGCAGCTTTGCTTGCTTCGGGCTTTGTGGAGGAGTGA
- a CDS encoding methanogenesis marker 6 protein, producing MTETKKEEVTKYIVISSDKVLPSDAAMKIYESEFPVTVKETCFGLIVSGAKDDVQILVEQIRQLDKNHIFVKDRGFPPGDERRCRASRGGGPRPGFHFLREEVEMLPAIGAALDELEAKECVTEKCKKKCRLKTSDLKKVIEEELAR from the coding sequence ATGACGGAAACGAAAAAAGAAGAGGTTACAAAGTACATTGTAATCAGTTCGGATAAAGTGCTGCCTTCAGATGCAGCTATGAAGATCTATGAATCAGAGTTTCCAGTTACGGTAAAAGAGACATGTTTTGGACTTATCGTATCAGGAGCCAAAGACGATGTCCAGATCCTGGTTGAACAAATACGGCAACTGGATAAAAATCATATTTTTGTAAAGGATAGGGGATTCCCTCCAGGAGATGAAAGGCGCTGCCGCGCAAGCAGGGGAGGAGGCCCGCGGCCGGGATTCCATTTTTTGAGGGAAGAAGTGGAGATGCTTCCTGCTATAGGGGCTGCACTTGACGAACTGGAAGCAAAGGAATGTGTAACAGAAAAATGCAAAAAGAAATGCAGGCTTAAAACTTCGGACCTGAAAAAAGTTATTGAAGAGGAGCTTGCGAGGTGA
- a CDS encoding transposase — protein MTADAIYDTDKIRKYNRREGIKSNIPVNKRNQKKKKRGRPIKVDQEEYKKKSEIERFFSGIKSCKKVFPRYEIKEASYLGVIILAVIIRLHEVLG, from the coding sequence GTGACAGCTGATGCAATTTATGATACAGATAAAATTAGAAAATATAATCGGAGAGAAGGAATAAAGTCCAATATACCAGTGAACAAAAGAAATCAGAAGAAAAAGAAGAGAGGAAGACCAATAAAGGTAGATCAGGAAGAATACAAAAAGAAAAGTGAAATAGAGAGGTTTTTCAGCGGGATAAAGTCATGTAAAAAAGTATTTCCAAGATATGAAATCAAAGAAGCATCATATTTAGGAGTTATAATATTAGCAGTAATAATTAGATTACATGAAGTTTTGGGATAG
- the atwA gene encoding methyl coenzyme M reductase system, component A2, whose translation MPLFIEVKNLTVDFDGHKALKNVNVSINEGEIVGILGKSGSGKTILMHVLRGTESFENISGEVIYHLSRCPKCGYIERPSKTGQKCPVCGEGLEAFEADFVKLSLYDPIRKDITKRIAIMLQRTFALYGDERVLVNVINSLNEIGYTGQDSMRKAIELLEEVNLSHRMMHVARELSGGEKQRVVLARQLVRNPLLLLADEPTGTLDPMTAKLVHDAMMRAVKNYNMSMVLTSHWPEVIEQLANKAILLENGEVVKEGDPLEVSAVFMQSVSIVRQEKNVMVGEPIIRVRDLAKRYISVDRGVVRAVDGISFDVKEGEIFGLVGVSGAGKTTTSKILMGILPPTSGEVEVRVGDEWVDMTKLGVENKGRATKYMGFLHQEYGLYTHSSVIDNLTESISLDLPFELGVRKAVITLKAAGFDENKAKAILPKMTDELSEGERHRVALAQVLIKEPRIVIMDEPTGTMDPITKVSVTNSILKAREEIGETFVVVSHDIDFVNEICDRVALMRNGKIVDLGEPKTILSQLTEDERSQAAEEI comes from the coding sequence ATGCCATTATTTATTGAAGTCAAAAACTTAACCGTAGATTTCGACGGTCATAAAGCCCTGAAAAACGTAAATGTAAGTATCAATGAAGGGGAAATAGTTGGAATTCTGGGTAAAAGCGGGTCCGGAAAAACAATCCTGATGCACGTACTGCGCGGCACAGAGTCTTTTGAGAACATTTCAGGTGAAGTAATTTATCATCTATCTCGCTGCCCGAAATGCGGATACATAGAGCGCCCCAGTAAAACAGGTCAGAAGTGTCCGGTCTGTGGAGAAGGACTGGAAGCTTTTGAAGCCGATTTTGTAAAACTTTCACTTTATGATCCGATAAGGAAAGATATTACAAAGCGCATAGCTATCATGCTTCAGCGTACCTTTGCACTTTACGGAGACGAAAGAGTTCTTGTAAACGTCATAAACTCCCTGAATGAAATCGGATATACCGGACAAGACTCTATGAGAAAAGCAATCGAACTGCTGGAAGAAGTAAACCTGAGTCATCGCATGATGCATGTTGCAAGAGAACTTTCGGGTGGAGAAAAACAGAGGGTTGTGCTTGCAAGGCAGCTTGTGAGAAATCCTTTGCTCCTGTTAGCTGACGAGCCCACAGGTACCCTTGATCCCATGACTGCAAAGCTGGTGCATGACGCTATGATGAGGGCGGTCAAGAATTATAATATGAGCATGGTTCTGACTTCGCACTGGCCTGAAGTTATTGAACAGCTGGCGAATAAAGCTATTCTGCTTGAAAACGGAGAGGTAGTCAAGGAAGGAGATCCACTAGAGGTTTCTGCAGTCTTTATGCAAAGTGTGTCCATTGTGAGGCAGGAAAAGAATGTCATGGTTGGGGAGCCTATTATAAGGGTAAGAGACCTCGCAAAGCGTTATATTTCAGTCGATAGAGGCGTGGTCAGAGCTGTAGACGGCATCTCTTTTGATGTAAAGGAAGGAGAAATTTTCGGGTTAGTCGGAGTGAGCGGAGCGGGCAAGACTACAACCTCAAAAATCCTAATGGGAATATTACCACCCACATCCGGAGAAGTTGAGGTTCGCGTGGGAGACGAATGGGTTGACATGACAAAGCTGGGAGTGGAAAATAAAGGAAGAGCAACCAAATATATGGGGTTCCTGCACCAGGAGTATGGCCTTTACACTCATAGCTCAGTAATAGATAATCTTACCGAGTCTATTAGTCTTGATCTACCTTTTGAACTCGGGGTCAGAAAAGCTGTAATTACTCTCAAAGCTGCAGGTTTTGATGAAAACAAAGCAAAAGCTATTTTACCCAAAATGACCGATGAGCTGAGTGAAGGGGAGCGGCACAGGGTTGCACTTGCACAGGTTTTGATTAAGGAACCGAGAATCGTCATTATGGATGAACCAACAGGGACTATGGACCCGATTACCAAGGTATCGGTGACGAATTCTATCCTGAAAGCTAGAGAAGAGATAGGAGAAACATTTGTTGTAGTTTCTCACGATATCGACTTCGTAAACGAGATATGTGACCGTGTCGCACTTATGCGTAACGGGAAAATTGTAGACTTAGGTGAGCCGAAGACTATACTCTCTCAACTCACCGAAGACGAAAGGTCCCAAGCTGCAGAAGAGATATAA
- a CDS encoding carboxymuconolactone decarboxylase family protein, with protein sequence MELEDIVEILKKDPEKAVPELLEDVRNQYGEVPYIMNFMKDLPEIFIPKTLYENSIMRGFKNLDPETVELIAIGVASALRCEHCLKMHIRVAKRKGVSKERIFYAIMIGASLSNAAVLAESTRALTSEFPDEGNEEEYCCDSNCEICNISKATFK encoded by the coding sequence ATGGAACTTGAGGATATTGTGGAAATTTTGAAAAAGGACCCTGAGAAAGCTGTTCCTGAACTCCTTGAAGATGTCCGGAATCAGTATGGTGAAGTCCCATATATAATGAACTTCATGAAAGATCTCCCGGAGATTTTCATCCCAAAAACGCTTTACGAAAACTCTATCATGAGGGGATTCAAGAACCTCGACCCAGAGACAGTTGAACTTATCGCGATAGGTGTAGCTTCTGCCCTTCGCTGCGAGCATTGCCTGAAAATGCATATTAGAGTCGCAAAACGGAAAGGAGTTAGCAAAGAAAGAATCTTTTATGCAATTATGATAGGAGCATCTCTCTCCAATGCTGCAGTACTAGCTGAAAGCACAAGAGCTCTTACATCCGAATTTCCGGATGAAGGAAATGAAGAAGAATACTGCTGTGACTCGAACTGTGAGATATGTAATATCTCCAAAGCCACTTTTAAGTAA